The segment tttcttttttgtttttcttatttgattttgttttaatattgaagtcattatttaatattatattgtgTTGTTTTCTTAAAATGTAGATTTATTCCTTACTAACTAATTTAACAGATTTAGTTATAAAAGAAAGGTTCCAACTAAATATTTTGCTTAGAAAAGGAGACAAGGGTACCGATTGAGCAACAAGTCGACAATTCTTTTGGCTAATTTAAGAGATGTTAATAATGAATATTTGTAGGTCGATTAACGGGTGCCTTTAGGTCACTTGTTAAAAGTCATTTAATTCCTAATGAatttatgtatgttttttataattaaaaatattatcatataaaataataattatttaatatatttaattaatatcattgattttaatttgaatatttgatttttaatcccTTTTtgatacaatttaaaaataaatgaaatataatgaGTGCGTTCATATAATTCTCAAGGGatactttttagattttccCTACTTCTATTAtggattttatatttgtttttaatgccctaacattctcttttattttgtaaaatagcaTACATTAAACATCGTTAAATGAAAGGCTTGTTGATGCTAAATGAGAAGcttgttgatgttaaaatagCATACATAAATCAACATTCTAATTCTCCCTAACTTCGCATTcattacaaaaattcaaaatcaagatcTTTTAAATGGGAGAAGATATTATactacatattaaaaaaattagggtatGACTCAatcttttttactatttatatgatCAATAAGgttccttaattttatttttattttttctctttgtatttttttaatttcattcttaaacattgggtttgtatttaatttttttattggattttttttcaattttatcattcaatatttggttaattttgaattagtccatgtaatttgtttcagtttgctTTCTACGAGAATATCATAGTCTCAAacaaatatattgatatttggTATGAAATCGATTTTgtgattgtctatttttttattgtataattaagtaaaaaattattttaaaaaaaaaaaaaaccttgtaaaGTCTATGACCCGGATCACAGCTTTGACAAGTTAAGTAGCGAAGTCTAGGTCAATCCAATATATCATCGTctcaatattcaataaaaaatatcatcttcaaaaaaattaaagtcaaaccatgtttttaattgatcattcaagttgtttttggacCTGTCAAGTTAACTTTGTCACATCAGGACAACTCTTAtacagtttaattttaaattcatgctAGGCAAGAAAGGGCTTATTAGGTTTCAAGGTTGACCTATCGGACCAGGTGTAATAACAATACCAAATAGTTTcttataacataaatatttttttgtattcaaagaattttttatctCACCCACAACATAGCACAACCCAATAAAttagtaaatattatttaatttataggtAAGCACATTAGATTCAAGTTGAGTTAATTTGAGAAGATATTATAATGTTGGGcctattaacaaaatatatagggtGTGGGGAAAATATTGTAGCTCTAGATATAAGTTATTATGGATTGTAATAGTGAGTTGATGGTTTTGCCCTTCACCAAATGAGCCTAGAAGATTAAGCTCAGGGGTAAAATGAGAGGCAAAATAATCTTTTTCATGTGATTCAtttgacatttttatttttcaataggGGGTATAAAGGtattttcacattttttaagaacagtaaaataatttttttgcccTTAGAAGAAAAATACATGTAATTGGTTGctatggattttaaaaaaaaatcattatttttagcaTAGTAAAATTACCAACTTACCCTTGTAATAAAATTTGTTGCTTTGGAAGCATTTCTGAATTTTCGTTTTTGATTTTAGGTAATAACCACATTAGTAGAGgggtaaattgatattttacattacttaaaaataattaaaattttgaaattgtcAGATGCGTGTCATGCATGCAGTCGAGTATGGTAGGGTTTTGTTATACTTTGACGAAGCGTACAACATCCTTCGATAATGAAAGATTATCTTTTGTCATGTCATAGATTCATCATGACGTCCTCTTCCTCTATCAGCGATGCATGTTTGATATTTCTAGATGGATTTCATTTGGagtcatttttttctctattttcccTCTCATTTCTTGAAATCCATGCCTGACAATTAAACTTTCAGGGTGGCCCCTTTGTTAAGGATATTTAAGTATCAATCATCAttatgttgatttgttttttttttcttgacctttttataggtttttgttttgttttcaattttacccttcaatctaaattttttattttttaaatttgatcctgaatcttttttttcttcatttttatgttatctcttttataaacttttaattgttttcaattccatcatttaatcaaaatatttaatttgttattttaaaaaaatttggttctcatttttggagtggtttcttcttttaactcttttataaaattgatttttcttttttaatttagctcttcaatccaaaattatacaccctatcattttattttattttcaaatttgatctttattcttttaattgctattttatgtttttaattcttttttgtgattttttttcttcaattttatcatttgacatttgattttttaaaatttgggcTTCATGGTTTTTCCAGGTTTGATGTTTCTAATCAAATGAATCGAGTCACCGATTTTATAAGCTAAAGCAGGTTCCCATCTTTTTTATggacttattttctttttcaatctcattacttgacgttgatttttttttaaataggcttcatggttttctttgttttcttttttatatggtCATTccaattttataacaaaaaaaacaatattagaaaaaactacaatgattagaactaaaaaaaacctattttttaataataaattaattttttaatcatgttttttcttttatattttgtcaaaaacatGCGTTTTATGACAATTATTGTTTTAAGTAAACTTTTTACGGTCATGAAAATAAgtttcaataaaacaaataattaaaaaaatcataaatttatcttttttatgtacCTAAatgaaacaatataagaacaataaatttgagaaaatttatataaaaattaaaaaatatatagatattttattttcattcaatattaatgaccaaattattttaaaaaatatgcataTTAGACTAATACATAATGATTTATAAGCAAGCGTAAAAAGCTTtggttttcttgaaaacaaatatataattggataatcacttaaatattattttaaaaaattgatttaaagagatttttatcaagaaaataaaaacatgaaaaacataaagggatatttaaaaaaaaaaccaagttgttTAAGCCAAGAAAATAATTCCAAGCACGCATGAGCCTAGAATGTTGGCCACACACctaggtttttttaatcaatgagGAGGAGGATATCATCctaaaaaatttcttatataGCAAATGATGTGCTGCTTGTCTTAGTTGTTTAAGCCAAGAAAATAATTCCAAGCACGCATGAGCCTAGAATGTTGGCCACACACctaggtttttttaatcaatgagGAGGAGGATATCATCctaaaaaatttcttatataGCAAATGATTTGTTGCTTGTCTTAGTAGACAACATATCAtcttttgattacttttttgCCATCTCCGGAAAGTTGAGGTTTGAGttttaaatcacaaaaacacaatttctaacttctttttacattaaaataccTTTAAGAATATCTTTGAAACTTCAAGAAACCCatttaaatcttgaaaaaaactagaatcactataagaaaacaaattctaatctaatagaaaataactttataggtctttatctattttttacaacagattcaaagaaaaatatcgTCTCTATTGAATTCTCTTTCAAAAACAAACTAACACCaagattaatcttttttataatcaaaatatgaTCAACCAAACACTTTCTATCATCTCTTTTTATGatgacttaatttttaaaaaatgttagggatcaaaagataaaataaataaaatttagtacTGAAACGGTAAAACCTCAAAACACAAtgaccaaaaatgaaaaaagtaaaacattagggaccaaactatattttttcatatcctTTGAACATTCAAAAAGAGAAAGGATTGCTTTTTAGTCTTAAATTTAGTccatgttgttttaatttttttttattattcacattaaattatatttttttaatatcgagctttaatttaatgttagaaTATTGTTTTATGAGCGCGCTTATATGCCCTAAcacgtaaatcaaaacaaattaagaggCTTCAAATTgtattaatataatatgaaatgataaaataaaaaaaaattattaatataatatgaaataataaaattaaaaagaaaaaaagtctgGTAACTAGataatttttcaatgataaaaaaagaaaaagagggggTAATTTAGCAACACTGTAGTAGTTAATAGTATAATTGAGTTAACTTTTacactaaaataaacaataaaaacatttttttatttttttataatttataatataatataacataGCAAGATGAactaagataataaaaaaataaaaaggaagtaaaaaagtaaataagaaACCTAGCTTATGAAGCTTCTGTTTGAGATTCGTTGcaaggatatatttggtataagAGTTAGTTTTCAACGTTATTGCAATTGTTAGTTATAATGTGGTTGTTAAGATGCGTGTGCGTCTGCTATTCATATTAGGatatgaaggtttttttttttaccttagcatagtaaaaaaaaaagttacagttGCATTTCAAGTCGCAATCCTTTCAAGTTGCATTTCACATGTGCGACTCTCGAGATGTAGTTAAGGAGTGCGACTAGCCCAAAAAATGTGTTCATGGCATTTCTTTCGACCTTTCTAACTCCTTGCCAAAAATAACTCAAAGCAAACTAGCTTTAGAATTTAGAAACACAATTTACTAATTCATCtttacaatataattaaaatatcaacacACTTCacaattcattaaaattaaccattcacaattaaacacaataattcacataatattttattaaatttaaactaaaattataattcttataacattaaattatataatataaatagatCTATAAAACCATCATAGCTCGTAAATGGATCTAGAGCCCTGGTGGAAGGACCCACATCACCATCCCAACTTAAGGACACGCCTATAGTGTTTGTATAAGGGTCAGCACCAAAATCGTCTGAGCTCATAGACAGGTTTGGAACGCTCATGAATAAACCAACATCCCCAACTATATGTCCCTTTTTCACGATAAGTGATCTCATCTTCCATTAATGTCGTTTCGAGACACTCAGCCTCCTCAACCTACTGAAGTCCACCATGACACAAATTGAGCATAGTGCTGGCCATGACACAACTCATTTTATCAACACCTTCACTGACAGAAGTTGTTGCTTTTTCCAGCCTCACATGCTAAGtaataaatctatatatatacattgaaaaataattatcacaTGTCATttataacaatatttaataaatgttatatctaaaacaaattattgcaTATCAATTGATTTTGTCTTTAATATCAGGGTTTATAATACATTAGATTACGTGGACATCTTgggaatataattatataagtgtAATAAACTAGCACATATTAGGCAAATATCATCTGATATAGAGGTATCTAGATCAATTGTCAAATGTTACTCCTTCAATAGTCGATCCCTCCTAGCATTCCAAAAATATAGGTAAGTTGTATGAATCACCAATCAAATTCCCTTCATACTTACCTCGATGATCGATACATTTCAACACCGGTATCAATATAATTCGGGATGTACTGAGATAAGTCAAATTATTGCATTGCTCAATCAGAACAATGCTTCTCAACTATATTGAGGCAATGCAACGAGACATGTGTTAACCATACCTTAGATCCATCAAAGAAAAGGTTGTCAGCGATGACAGGGACGCAAAGGTGGGTGGTGGTTGTTGGGAGTGAGGGAAAATaaggatgaaaaataaaaaaaaaaatagatatgaaaATCATTTGAAGTCACAACCCTCATCTAGAACTTAGGAGtcatatataaaaattgtagCTCAAGAAACTTGTCATTTCTCTAAATATTTTACAGACAGTgatattttatcttcttttttttactgtgctaaaaaccaaaaaaacctctAAGGATATATTTAATGGATTGGAGTAGACAATACATGTTCTTATTTGTGTTTTGATGCATACTAGACACGGCAAGTTCAAGTGAAGTTTTTTTGGCAAaggtttattttgatatttgaaattttttcaacaatttatttctatccctatatttaattttctaatattttagtccttttttaaaaattttggtcctttaatttatgttatgcataatttagtccttaaatcAAAAACTTTTTGGCAATTACAAGCTGTAAACCACCGTTAAGAGAAAATCTGCTCGACAAATTATGAAAGCGTATTTCATACAATGCTCAGGACAGCCATTTGGAGAAGAAAACTAGTTTGACTTAGGAAAGAGATCAATGTCTGATTGGGAGTATAATAtagattacttttttaaaatatttgtcgcttaaaaatacatcaacatagtatattttttattattattattattagcatatcaaaacaatcaaaaaaacactaaaaaatatataatttgaagaaaaaaaaatcaaattttaataaaaaaaaatcagttcaacTGTAGCACCAAATAGAACCTTCGAGCTGAAACACTAAATACACAAATGGTCAGGGTCGACAAAATCACTTTCAAGAGAAACTAAGGATTAGTACAGTCAATGGCTGACCTTGGATGTGCCAGGAATGGTTCTATAAACCATGGTTGAGCATGCAAAACtataaatgaaaacaattaattGCTTTCTCTCGTGTGCAACCTGGCATGGATCTTTACCCAAGTGGCTTCAACCAAAACGCATTTTCATTGCAGTTAAGGACATCTACTGCCACATGCGTCTAATTAATGAAGTGAAATCCGAATACGCTGAATCCTCTCTTTTCAAGTATGAAAGAAACTGTGTAAATCTGTTTCTGTATGGTGTTGATTCAGTACCATGCCAGTAACACTTTCCCTATAACACAACCTCTGCGTTGTCCTTGTGATTACCAGCAGCCTCTtcctcttcaagttctttaatTAGCTTTTCAATCTGCCTCCTATAAACAGGCATAAAGTGATCGCTGACCATGGTTTGAGAAAGCCTCAGCTTCCCATAAAGCGTTCTGGGAGTACGGAAGATCCCAACTTTAGTCTCCACCGGTGGCTGGCTGTTGTCAGAACCACTCGAGGTGGGGGTATCACCTTCACTCTCTGCACTATCAAGATGCAGGGTAACAATATGCATAATCTTTCCTGGAGGGAAGAATCTGCGCACTTCCTTCATTCCTGGAGCAGTGCTTCCAGGCTGCTCCTCGCCTACCTCTGCAATggctgctgcttcttcttcccttATTTCCTTTGCCACATCAGCATCCTCACTATCTGATCTATCATACAGCTCATGCTCAAGCTGTTGCCACAACTCCACTTCATTCATTCGGTCTTCATGTGAATCACTCATGAGGTCCTCTCCATGATCAAGATCAGTACCCATATGAGCATGTGAAGCCATTTCATCAGTACAAGAATATTCAATTTCTGAAGTCCATTCTGCTCCTCCAGAAGAAGCAGGGAGTTCAATAGTTCCAGTGGAAGCTGTGGTTGTGTTACTGTCAGGAGATGTAAGAAGAGGCTCTGAAGTTTCAGCTTTTAAGCCAGATCCTGGGGAACCTCCCTCTCCTGAATTTGAACTTGCAGCTGTGGCTCGGTGGCGGGGTCCAATGCACGACCATGAAGACAACTGAAGGGAAGGGCGTGTGGTCCATGCCGCCTGGGCCATGCTCTGTGCTCTCTTCATCACAACCTGCAGGCATTAAATACCAAACTAGTTGGTTTTGAGTAGAAGAACTCTTATCATCTCTATGTACTCACTCGAGCTATATAAACTTTGCTATGAATACAAGAGCTAGGGTTCTTTCAATAATTCATTGTTATGCCTTCCATATGAGCGAATGATAGGATAGGATCCAACCACAGTTTCAGACATTAATTCCTTGTTGATAGTCAAAATGTACCAGTTGAGGAGGAAAAGGAAGGACCACAGCAAGTCCACTTCAGTTGATTGAGAAGTCTAAGAATGTTGTGGAATTATGAAGAGAAACTAGTTTGCAATTGCATTGCATACAAGATATCACCTGTGTACCATTGGAGACAGGGCGCAACATTGCCCCAGCCCCAGCAACCTTTGCTCTAGCGCTGGCGATGGATGGAAGACGGGAGCCCAACGCCGATGCCGAACGATAAACAGTACTCAGAATTCTTGTATGCTCAATCTGATTCCTCAAATCATTCAACCATGCAGATGCTGTCACCTGAAACAGGAAAATTGTTgctaaaaaatatgagaagcaCAACAGAgaatgagaaattgaagttGCACATCGTTATTGAAGTTAATGAGAAAAGTCAGGGTGGCACGTACGAGGACTTGAAAAATTGCCAGttgttttctcaaataaaatgaatttctcAAAAACGGGTAAATAAAAGAGCAAAAGGGGAAAGCTTTTGGGAGACTCTGAATGCTTCAATGCAAAATTCACCAGCATCAACACAACTACTTTGCAGCATAAATGAGAACCATACAAACAAAGATGTTTTGCAGTTATATCAGCCCTCATCCAGACAACTCCCAATGGTAAAACATCAGAAAAGTTTCAGCAAGCAAAGTCATAAATTCTGCCACATAGGATACATGCATAAAAGATATCCGCCAACTAATGCTTGGATGTCAATAAATTtggaataagaaaaagaaagtaaattgaaatcCTAAACAGTTTTAAGAAAGTAACCTCTGCACGTAAATCATCAACTGAAGCAGCTGAGAATGTAGGCACTAAGTCAGCTCCATTTATAACAGAAGTAATGAAATCATTGCCTGATTCAGCCAATTCCCATGTCATACAAGCAGCTGCATATGGAACCTCGAGTCAGTGAACATAGAAAGCACGCACACACCACCATACCACTCTATAGAATTCATGAAAGCAAACCCAGGTgccacagagagagagagagagagatgaaaggCATCAAGTTTTCATGTTAACACTGAAGATTTGATAAGTTCTGGATAGAAACCTGGAGCAAATGTGACACACGTAGTTGACGATAATTCCTTCTGTTCTCGTAATACATATGTTAAAA is part of the Populus nigra chromosome 8, ddPopNigr1.1, whole genome shotgun sequence genome and harbors:
- the LOC133701834 gene encoding uncharacterized protein LOC133701834; the encoded protein is MATATMATAAGAAALLYYTLNRKLRSSTSHDDDDGDNENDSGDSPSRVHIGIERVSHRLIQAPATWLETISTLSETLRFTYSETLGKWPIGDLAFGINFLLKRQGTLHVGSVFGGEDSVQLKGLEVAAELRYLLNLLTLCWHFSKKPFPLFLEETGFTEESVLLQEPKAGILKPAFTILVDHKTKYFFLLIRGTHSIKDTLTAATGAVVPFHHSVVHEGGVSNLVLGYAHCGMVAAAWWISKLATPCLKQALGQFPDYKLKIVGHSLGGGTAALLTYVLREQKELSSTTCVTFAPAACMTWELAESGNDFITSVINGADLVPTFSAASVDDLRAEVTASAWLNDLRNQIEHTRILSTVYRSASALGSRLPSIASARAKVAGAGAMLRPVSNGTQVVMKRAQSMAQAAWTTRPSLQLSSWSCIGPRHRATAASSNSGEGGSPGSGLKAETSEPLLTSPDSNTTTASTGTIELPASSGGAEWTSEIEYSCTDEMASHAHMGTDLDHGEDLMSDSHEDRMNEVELWQQLEHELYDRSDSEDADVAKEIREEEAAAIAEVGEEQPGSTAPGMKEVRRFFPPGKIMHIVTLHLDSAESEGDTPTSSGSDNSQPPVETKVGIFRTPRTLYGKLRLSQTMVSDHFMPVYRRQIEKLIKELEEEEAAGNHKDNAEVVL